A stretch of Schistocerca americana isolate TAMUIC-IGC-003095 chromosome 3, iqSchAmer2.1, whole genome shotgun sequence DNA encodes these proteins:
- the LOC124607102 gene encoding cuticle protein 16.5-like, with translation MKLLIVLSAVVAVALAKPGFLGAGVAAPAYAAGLAAAVQPAPVYVGGIHPGLAAYGPANIVVGPGGYNLDTPDVAAARGAHLAAVAQTRARDAAINGAALAAASAAAYGAYAAPAVVAAPAVAAVAPAVYGGPGAAFLAAKAAYHG, from the exons ATGAAGCTTCTG ATCGTCCTGAGTGCTGTCGTGGCCGTGGCCCTGGCCAAGCCCGGCTTCCTGGGGGCGGGCGTCGCCGCCCCCGCCTACGCCGCAGGCCTCGCTGCCGCCGTCCAGCCCGCTCCCGTCTACGTGGGCGGCATCCATCCCGGCCTTGCCGCCTACGGCCCGGCCAACATCGTCGTCGGTCCCGGCGGCTACAACCTGGACACCCCTGACGTGGCCGCCGCCAGGGGCGCCCACCTGGCCGCCGTCGCCCAGACGAGGGCCCGCGACGCCGCCATCAATGGCGCCGCCctcgctgccgcctccgccgccgcctacGGCGCCTATGCCGCCCCCGCTGTAGTAGCTGCCCCTGCCGTCGCCGCCGTCGCCCCCGCTGTCTATGGTGGTCCTGGGGCTGCCTTCCTGGCTGCCAAGGCTGCTTACCACGGTTAA